From a region of the Methanoculleus receptaculi genome:
- a CDS encoding DUF5518 domain-containing protein, protein MADNFWTGVIVGWLVGVLVGFLLPVVGPLAGGFVAGWMVRGGIWNGAKAGLLAGLLGAIVISLLTLIGGTVLLGAFGFIAGLGASILIVLAAFMYQGILSLIGGAIGGALHH, encoded by the coding sequence ATGGCAGATAACTTCTGGACAGGAGTCATCGTCGGATGGCTTGTAGGGGTTCTTGTCGGGTTCCTGTTGCCTGTCGTCGGGCCGCTGGCCGGCGGATTTGTCGCCGGCTGGATGGTGCGTGGCGGAATCTGGAATGGTGCAAAAGCCGGGCTGCTTGCAGGGCTCCTTGGCGCCATCGTCATATCGCTGCTTACACTTATCGGTGGCACGGTCCTCCTCGGGGCGTTCGGGTTCATCGCGGGTCTCGGAGCGTCGATCCTCATAGTCCTGGCGGCGTTCATGTACCAGGGCATCCTCTCCCTGATCGGTGGCGCCATCGGCGGGGCACTCCACCACTAA